A DNA window from Anas platyrhynchos isolate ZD024472 breed Pekin duck chromosome 33, IASCAAS_PekinDuck_T2T, whole genome shotgun sequence contains the following coding sequences:
- the LOC119715395 gene encoding protein YIF1B-like: MEPPGAAAGLAPKRRGPGPAPPRMAEPRPLFDDTSGGAAPPSPPHGPARAYGAPPAAPPASSASRLPPPAAAFLAEPVSSLAAAYGSSLASQGRDIVDRNVCPLPTQDIV, from the exons ATGGAGcccccgggagcggcggcggggctcg cccccaagcgccgcggcccgggcccggcccctccgcggATGGCGGAGCCGCGGCCGCTCTTCGACGAcaccagcggcggggccgcccccccctcccccccccacggcccggcccgggcctacggggcccccccggcggcccccccggcgtcCTCCGcatcccgcctgcccccccccgccgccgccttcctGGCCGAGCCCGTGTCCAGCCTGGCCGCCGCCTAcggcagcagcttggccagccagGGCCGGGACATCGTGGACCGGAAC gtctgcccccttccaactcaggatattgtatga